gtgtatatatcCCAACACATTTTTTCTTGAGATTCTTCTTGAACTTTTGGGATTAGACTCTTCTTTGGGATTTGTTCCCTGGGTCTCTTTCAgtccaaaatatatttaaataaaatttgttgtttAGTTTGTTCATAACTGCCTGGTTTGTGTTTGGCCAAACTTTATTTCTATGCTACTTGATTTCATGGTCAGATTTTACTTCATTCTGTGTACTATGGTAAAGACTAGGCCCCAGATTCTTCAGGAATTATTCAAGCTTATTACCTGAACCATAGCCCAAGTCCAACAAAACTGGATGATAGGTTAAGAGAGAACTGCCTAGATGATGCTTTAtgctgaaattattattattattattattattattcccagttACCATGGAGTTTAAAAGCCATTCCAATACTAGAATCTTCCTAaggcctttctttccttttttttctaaacagTCTGCCTGAAGCATTTCTCTGACAGGTCTGAGCCTAgggctttttaaacatttttttctgatttggggCCTCTGGTGCTGTCCCTTTGATGAGTtcttctcagggtttttttttctgttactgcCTTAAGGATCCAAGGAAATACTCTTGCTGAGTCCTACTTAGGCCCCTTCTCTCATTGCCATTGCAATGGTCTTTCTACCTATCCTAGTTTATCTATGTTCCAGATTTCCATGCAGCTCTGGGCTGAGAAGGAATTTTCTATCTGACTTTAAAGAGTTTTTGGTGCATTTTTACTGAAGCATTTATGAAAGATCCAGGCTCTTGTGAGCATGCTGGCATCGTCCCATAATTTATTAGTTTTCATCATAATTTATCTCTCCATATTTGCATCTTACTTTAAGGACTAGCAAAAGAACTGACCAAAGATATCTTTCTGAATATCTTATATATGTAACCTTTGAACACATTCTATAAAAGCTATAAGTTCCCTGTGAATCTTTGGAATTTTGAGGCCCCCAGACTTCCAGGGATGTGTACCTGATTTGGCTGTAACCTATGTCTTGTTTACTAtctcaagaaaagaaagagaatgagccAAGTATGATTGCTTCATAAATTTATGTAGCACTTGTGTAGCACAGAAAATGTTAGAAATTGGAGGGAGGTGTTAGAGTGATGAGGGAGAAGTTTACACTGGATCCAAGTGCAGGTAATTACTTGTCATCTGAAGATATGGTTCAAATTTCCTAAACAATGTTAATTTTGACGTGAAAGGAATCATCTTGTCCTAGAAAACATCAAAGGGAAATTCAGTAATGATACTTGCAATTGCAGAAGGGAGCAAAAGTTTTACATGAGCTAGCAAGACCCAGCCCCAGAACACCAAAAGTTCAGAAATTTCATCATTGCATTCAAATACAATAATGGATAATTGGACTTAGAACAATCTAGACTTAGAGGTAGAATAGACCTTAGTATTATCTAGTCCTCCCTTCCACATATTTATGTTACAGAATAGAAAGACAAGATCCAAAGACTTAAAATAACTTTCCCAATATCAAACATATATATTTgaagccagaacttgaaacatggtcttctgactccaagttcatcACTCTTTCCACAGTATCATATACTCTTCCAAGAAGATAGAGTGTAGCCAGTTGTTCTCTGCTTCCAGAAAGAACTCCCCAAAGGGCAATGGCCTTATGCTCTAATATCTGAGAATAAAGTAAATtgtacaaaagcatttattaagatataAAGGTGCTAAAGACTAAGACAGAAATTCCAAGGAGTTTTTGACCTATTCAAGATATTGAAAACAATATCAGAACTCTGAACCACATGGCTTTTTAAGTCTGGAGATTTCTACATTTTTCTGGAAGATGCTCAAGAAGTCTTTAAAGGACTCTTACCTTAAACACGTTCTGGGATGCAGGCCTCTgcaaaaataaagacatatattAGTTCATTTTCCAATAAAATTTCCTACCATAGAACTCATTAAAGGAACAATAATCTGTATGGTTAGATATGGAGTAGATGACAGGGCAAGAAAGAGCTAAAATTCTTCTTATTACCAATTTGTCTGGGGATAATGATTCTGCTTTCATCAAATCTTTCTCTGTGGATAAACTCGTAAAATTCCTGCAGGGCTTTTGGGTTCTCATCTGTATCTGGACCTGCAGAGAGAGATCAAGAGAGATAATtgtgaaatctgaaaaaaaaattagcctccTAATGCTAGATACTTCCTGTTGTAAGAGTCCCTTATTTTAACTGCTTAGAAAAATTTAATTGTTAGCAAGAAAGATCAGAAGAGAACTCAGTAGTGGTTGAACAAGTCAACACTAGTTCCCTCCAATAAGTCCTCTTAACCTCCATTTCAAATATATCCCAAACCTTCAGctatatagaaaaaaatccaaatctaccaaatatgaattaaaacaatACTCTCAAATGTCCAGAAATAAGTATAAGACTCATGTGCATGTTTGCCTTCACCCTCCATCTTCTGCTTTGTTTAAATAAGGCTCTGATCTCTGTGTgtatgcgtgtatgtgtgtgtgtgtgtgtgtgtgtgtgtgtgtgtgtgtgtgtgtgtgtgtgtgtgtaatgggtgggtgggtgtgtgtgagTAAGTGAGATAGAGTTGAGTAATTTACTCTGGATCACAAAActagtatctgagattggattttaactcaggaagatgagtctgattccaaacccagtgctttatccactattctCCCTGTCCCCTTAGTGAATCACAAAGAAAAAGCTATCGCAATGCCTACAGCCTGAGAATGTGATGGGTTAACAGTGCTACTATCAAATCCCTAGCTAAAGAAATGTTTGAAGTGACTTGTAAAGTCCACTGTCCAtttcactggactttgatgagtATCAAATGCAAAATCAATCTGTTCCTACTATTTTCAGGGATTTCATATTTGAGAATGTAAAGGAGGATCTGGACAGACAGATTCTATCAACTGCCTCACTTATTGAAAGATACTGTTTCTCTCAATTCACAGTATCACATATCACTTACTGATAAGTTCAATCATTCTCCTTGGATGAAACTTGTTTTGACAGGatagaatccaataattcttctCAGATGTTTTTACTACGGCACAGGTATAGCGTAGGTATCTCTCTATAAAGGAGTATTGAGAAGATAATCTGTTAGCATTTTAAATCCTCTTAGAAAATATCTGTATAGTAGAGTCTAAGGAGTACTTGAGAACCCTATTCTGGTCAGAGGTACCCTGTAGCCAGAAAGCAACCATAATCCAGGAATCACTAAAGATAGTTTAATGACACAGCAAAATGACCTTCCCCTTGTATGTCAAGCAACacatcattttgtatttttcttgtggAATTATTGTGGAATACTATGTATTAAAAGAACTCAGGATTCAGTAATTTAGATTAGAAGGACCTTAAGAAAATCTAGTCTCTAATCTTTcttgttacagatgagaaaactgaagtcctaATAATTTAATTTGATCCAGGTCAAACAGGCGGCATGCTCTAAGCCATAGAAAGTCATTCTTGAGTCAGTGAAACAATCAATGAGATTTATTGTGTATTATCTTTTAATTGATACTTTTTACCATTCATTGATGTTGTTCTGAAACTTGGCTAAGTCTCTGAACTTAGTTCAGAAATTCAGCTGGTCTGTAATGAGTTAAGTTCAGAAATCCTGTTCTTCTAACCATTATTTTATTCTTGCTTCTAGGAAATCTTATATCCTTGAGAGATATAGATGGACACCAGTGAATCTGTATGTATGCATTCATCATCAATATATCCTTCAAGAATGTCTGGTTAGTTATCCAAAAAAGTCTGGTCCATTTGTGGGGGACCCAAACAATGAACATTCTCAGTCATTGGGGGAAAAAGGGATTGTTGCTAGCCCCTCATTCCCAACTTCCAACCAATCATATTATTTCCCCATGCCTCAGTTCTATAACCAATCATATTGATTTTACTATTCATTATGTGTTGAGAgaagaatatgagctccttgagagcaggtactgtcttacttttctttttgcctgccctgaatttagcatagtgctttgcacaaaatgagcacttaataaatgtttttttttctattcattcatttgaaaTTTGTCCTTCCCTCAATAAGAAATCCAACCTCAATTGAATCGTAGCACAATTTAAGTTTCTTCTGAGATTTAACAGGGAGAGGGAGATTTTAAAAAGTGTCCTtgcattttcccaaagtaaatgaTGGGAGTAGCTGCCTAAACTACCTTTGCGACCCCCACCCCTTGATCTCAGTGATTTGTTCAATTATGTCTGCAGGAAGGCAAACTTCCAAACAGTTTGGTTCATGTCTTAGAAAATCCTGCCAAACTCTCTGTATGTTGTCAAGAAAACCTAGTCTTTGGACTTCTGAACTCCAGGTAAATGCCAGGTCCCAGCCTTTCCTTGAACTTAATAAGTTGAGTAGGCCTCAGGCTGGGATTCTTTATCCTAGAGGGTCCATTTAACAATATGTTAGAGTGACTTACTCATGTCAACTCTCCTGTGTTCATCACTGTTTTCTAACATCATAGTAATCTCTTCACATTTGTCATCCATCCTGGAAAGCAGAATATACATGAATGGTTTCCCCAAAGACAAGTCTGTTAGAAATGTAAAGGTCATCAAAATCACAAAAGGTcatttgagttccagattcccGAATCAGATCTCAAATTGACCAATCACAAGAGAATACCTGAGAGCTGGTTAGTATCACAGCTATTGCCTTTAGTGGTCCCACTCATTAAAAATtggttttgtggatttttttttaatatcaaacaTTTTCTGAGCAAATCTATAGAACTAGTTATCATAAAACATATATTCTCTAAGAAATCACAAGTGGCccgaaaggaaaggaagagaggtacGTAGTatgaataaaatatgatatatagcCAGTGATGACTTTTGTCACAAATTATATAGGACAAAGTTATACAGGGGAATTGGGAAAATTATCAAAGTTCTGAACTCATAAGGGAATAAGAATTGGACAATGACTCAGGAAGTCAGTCAATAGATGAGAAGGAAGCATTGTGCTCATTGATGCTAAAATAGAAACTTCTCATTCATATATGAATGTTTCTAACTACTGCACGTGATCAGATTTAAAGAGAGTGATACTCAGAGGATATAAAGTAATAAGTTCTAGTTGCAGTCATAGAATAGGAGAGGTAAAGGATGAATCAGGCTCATAGGACAATTCTGAGCAGTCTACTTACTTCATCATGGTAAATCTGGCTTCCATTCTGTCATTAAGGTAGGTGATGGTCAAAGGTGACATGTCCTTAGGAAGCTCCTCCTCAGGAAATTTCGAGTCTACTGAAATGGCTTTTACATAGTATGTGCCCTAGAGAGAATTGTAATATGTAGCCAGGTCttaagaaagaacaaataaaagaataatagatcTCCCTGCCACCTAAATATCTCCTGATCCTCTGCACCTTTCCTGAACTAATACAAAATTCATCTATAAGTCAGTTACCCCAGGGGTCATCATAGATATGGTGGTAGCACAAtccaactgaaaaaaattttggaagaaacaAGTAGATTCAGATAAACTACCCTTAAGAATCCAAATCTATAAAGTTGCAGCAAATAGCTCATGGCCCAAAATAGAGCAAGGATTTCATATTGATCCTACAAATTAGTTTCCACAAATAGTGGCTCTGAGTCATTAGAGGTTCACTTCCACTTTGGAGTATAATTTGTTTGATGTGGCCATtgataggggaaaaaataacCAGATGACAGTCCCTATGTCTAGCTTAGTCTGGACAAAATAACTAAAAGTAAAGTCACGAGAAGAGTGAAATCCTTGACCTGGCTTCTACCTTTTGAACTAACACCCGTATTACTACTACCAGATTAAATccaacattttctagctgaatCTGCCCTGAAAACTTGTCCTGAAACTtgtactttataaaataaaaagattacagTTTCCAGACATGGTTTAAAATATCCCAGGAAAAACTCAATTTTAAATGACATCCTCTTGCTTGCACATAAGACTCCATTCTGTAGCATTTCCCAAAGCAGACTTACCTTCTGGAGTTTAAATTCAGAAAATGTAAAGTCATCAGCATGGAAGATGGAGAATAGGCTTAGGGCAATGGTGAAGAATAGGACCTTCATCTTGCACAAATGTTTACAGGAGTTTCTCCTCCTCAGGCACTCACCAATGAAGCTGGTTAGAATGTCTAGGCCCCTCTCATACCAAGTGCCTCTTTATATTTCCTGGGCTTGTTTGACACCAAAGATTGACCAATCTTAGACGTAATGATCACATGATAATAAGACATTggtgggaaggaaaagagggaaataatgtattattattataattattggaaTAGAAAAAATCATCTAAGAATAAGaactattttatatctatatccttTATGAATTCCAATAATTGATATGTTTGTTGCTGGGAAAGAGATTATAATCAGAATAGGAAGTTTTCAAAACTTCT
The DNA window shown above is from Sminthopsis crassicaudata isolate SCR6 chromosome 2, ASM4859323v1, whole genome shotgun sequence and carries:
- the LOC141553659 gene encoding late lactation protein-like; translated protein: MKVLFFTIALSLFSIFHADDFTFSEFKLQKGTYYVKAISVDSKFPEEELPKDMSPLTITYLNDRMEARFTMMKMDDKCEEITMMLENSDEHRRVDMKRYLRYTCAVVKTSEKNYWILSCQNKFHPRRMIELISPDTDENPKALQEFYEFIHRERFDESRIIIPRQIEACIPERV